The following are from one region of the Epinephelus fuscoguttatus linkage group LG11, E.fuscoguttatus.final_Chr_v1 genome:
- the LOC125897397 gene encoding mRNA decay activator protein ZFP36L1-like: MTATIISPFFDYREASNKNSKMFSYSNNNSLGGPQLTSVPCPSANLSPCTPAGSLLDRKAVGAPSAGGLFQRRHSVSLPSAKFSQNQFVNNLKRDPSVLVGSGCSNNKENHFRERSYSELGDRLWSSTQVCMGGSGQVNSSRYKTELCRPFEENGTCKYGDKCQFAHGMHELRSLSRHPKYKTELCRTFHTIGFCPYGPRCHFIHNAEERRGPPPLSAFNKMERPRLQHSFSFAGFPSSSGQQDSPTSVTPPPMFSNEDLTEWQSNPFAYSSQELASLFGPSSGPPPMSEHQGLTPPSPTAPCLFQPASESSPSPPDSLSDQEGYQSSLGSQSGSESPLLDASRRLPIFSRLSVSDD, translated from the coding sequence AACAGTAAGATGTTCAgctacagcaacaacaacagtctTGGTGGACCCCAGCTGACGTCTGTCCCATGCCCCAGTGCCAACCTCTCTCCCTGCACCCCCGCTGGGTCCCTGCTGGACAGGAAGGCAGTGGGGGCCCCCTCTGCAGGAGGCCTGTTCCAACGCCGTCACTCAGTCAGCCTCCCCAGTGCAAAGTTCAGCCAGAACCAGTTTGTCAACAACCTTAAAAGGGATCCCTCGGTGTTGGTGGGTAGCGGCTGCAGCAACAACAAGGAGAACCATTTCCGTGAGCGCTCCTACTCTGAGCTGGGGGACAGGCTGTGGTCTAGCACTCAGGTGTGCATGGGCGGAAGTGGCCAAGTCAACTCGAGCCGCTATAAGACGGAGCTGTGCCGGCCCTTTGAGGAGAACGGAACCTGTAAGTATGGCGACAAGTGCCAGTTCGCCCACGGCATGCACGAGCTGCGCAGCCTGAGCCGTCACCCAAAGTACAAGACGGAGCTGTGCCGCACCTTCCATACCATCGGCTTCTGCCCATATGGGCCCCGGTGCCACTTCATCCACAATGCAGAGGAGCGCCGCggcccccctcccctctccgcCTTCAATAAGATGGAGCGCCCTCGGCTGCAGCACAGCTTCAGCTTTGCAGGCTTCCCTAGCTCCAGCGGCCAGCAGGACAGCCCCACCTCCGTCACACCCCCACCCATGTTCTCCAACGAAGACCTGACAGAGTGGCAGAGCAACCCATTTGCTTACTCCAGCCAGGAGCTTGCCAGCCTGTTTGGCCCCAGCTCAGGGCCCCCACCCATGTCTGAGCATCAGGGTCTGACCCCACCTTCCCCAACTGCCCCCTGCCTTTTCCAACCTGCATCAGAGAGCTCCCCCAGCCCCCCGGACTCTCTGTCTGACCAGGAGGGCTACCAGAGCAGCCTAGGCAGCCAGAGCGGGTCTGAGTCCCCGCTCCTGGATGCCTCCCGTCGCCTTCCTATTTTCAGCaggctctctgtctctgatgaTTAA